A genomic window from Chitinophaga pollutisoli includes:
- a CDS encoding pyridoxal-dependent decarboxylase — MNAIFREDLSRFDELLEQTAAYAGEFLRRMNELPVSMEVPEIPSAGLPEKGMGGSAALELFDNRFGSYLTASAGPRYFGFVTGGVTPAALTGDWLSSAIDMNAADKSSLAFALEKETLQLLRQLFSLPDAFEGVFVTGATMSNFTGLAAARQWLGQQQGVNVAEQGAGALHNVKVLAATPHSSVAKALSMLGLGRNSLVLLPTLPGREAVDVKALERWIAGNPGTPFIYVASAGTVNTVDFDDIAAIAALKHKHPFWLHVDAAFGGFAAVSPRFRHWLNGWEQADSITIDAHKWLNVPYDCAMLFSRHPKLQLEVFQNAGAAYLGDPAQNFNYINYAPENSRRLRALPAWFSLRAYGAEGYRDVVEQNVKQAQRLGEALEKSGHFRLLAPVKMCVACFTFNMEESKLADQIHVFLQALVKRGVVYVTPTQYAGLPAMRAALVNWRTTDKDTDLAFAELESVAASIRGLSAISANN, encoded by the coding sequence ATGAACGCAATTTTCCGCGAGGATCTATCCCGGTTCGACGAACTTTTGGAGCAGACGGCAGCCTACGCCGGCGAATTCCTCCGCCGCATGAACGAGTTGCCCGTGAGCATGGAAGTGCCGGAGATACCGTCGGCGGGTCTTCCCGAAAAGGGGATGGGCGGCTCGGCGGCGCTGGAGCTGTTCGACAACCGCTTCGGATCTTACCTGACCGCTTCCGCTGGCCCCAGATATTTCGGATTCGTCACCGGAGGCGTAACGCCGGCGGCCCTTACGGGCGACTGGCTGTCTTCCGCCATAGACATGAACGCCGCGGATAAATCTTCCCTGGCATTCGCTCTGGAAAAGGAAACCCTCCAGCTCCTGCGCCAGCTTTTCTCCCTACCGGACGCCTTTGAAGGCGTGTTTGTAACCGGCGCAACCATGTCGAACTTCACAGGACTGGCGGCTGCGCGGCAATGGCTGGGCCAGCAGCAAGGTGTGAATGTGGCGGAGCAGGGGGCCGGCGCCTTGCACAACGTGAAAGTACTCGCCGCCACGCCGCATTCCAGTGTAGCGAAAGCCTTGTCGATGCTGGGCCTGGGCCGTAACAGCCTCGTGCTCCTGCCCACTTTACCGGGGCGCGAAGCGGTGGATGTGAAGGCGCTGGAACGGTGGATCGCCGGCAATCCCGGGACGCCTTTCATTTACGTGGCTTCGGCGGGAACGGTCAATACCGTTGATTTCGACGACATCGCCGCCATCGCGGCGCTCAAACATAAACATCCGTTCTGGCTGCATGTAGACGCGGCTTTCGGAGGCTTCGCGGCCGTAAGTCCCCGGTTCCGGCACTGGCTGAACGGCTGGGAGCAGGCCGACAGCATTACGATCGACGCGCATAAGTGGCTCAACGTGCCATACGACTGCGCAATGCTGTTCAGCCGCCATCCGAAGCTGCAACTGGAGGTTTTCCAGAATGCGGGAGCAGCTTACCTGGGGGACCCGGCGCAAAACTTCAATTACATCAACTACGCCCCTGAAAACTCGCGCCGCCTCCGGGCATTGCCCGCCTGGTTTTCGCTTCGCGCATATGGTGCGGAAGGGTACCGGGATGTGGTGGAGCAAAACGTGAAACAAGCGCAGCGCCTCGGCGAAGCCCTCGAAAAGAGCGGGCACTTCCGCCTGTTGGCGCCGGTGAAGATGTGCGTGGCCTGCTTTACATTCAACATGGAGGAAAGTAAGTTGGCTGATCAGATCCATGTCTTTTTACAGGCGCTTGTCAAGCGGGGCGTGGTGTATGTCACTCCCACGCAATACGCCGGACTGCCGGCAATGCGCGCGGCCCTGGTGAACTGGCGCACTACGGATAAAGACACGGATCTGGCGTTCGCGGAACTGGAATCGGTGGCCGCGTCGATCCGGGGATTATCGGCCATTTCTGCAAATAATTGA
- a CDS encoding EamA family transporter: MQQRNHTNAYVALIIVSIFWGTTYLAARIGVQHMHGMMLAGLRQTGAGIILVAFFLLRGYKLPQVPVLSRLFVIGTIMLCGSNGLMTWAMQYIPSGLGAIIAATVPIWITIFSFFLVQKTKITWQLIAGMLIGLLGIGGIFYDNLAQLMNEEYRFGVMLITLACVFWALGSVLTAKWALGINYLYGAGFQMLFSGVVMLVIAGLMGQHLHFSSFTGELWGSLLYLIFIGSLLSYSAYVFALNNLPPSLVSVYAYINPIVAVILGWLILQEKLNWLMGLSCMVTLLGVFIVNKAFNKQKSYEHSK; encoded by the coding sequence ATGCAACAGCGGAACCATACCAACGCTTACGTGGCGTTGATCATCGTAAGTATTTTCTGGGGAACCACTTACCTCGCCGCCCGGATCGGCGTGCAGCACATGCACGGCATGATGCTGGCGGGCTTGCGGCAAACGGGCGCGGGGATCATTCTCGTCGCGTTTTTCCTGCTGCGGGGGTATAAACTGCCGCAAGTGCCGGTATTGTCGAGGCTCTTCGTGATCGGAACAATCATGCTTTGCGGCAGCAACGGGCTCATGACCTGGGCGATGCAGTACATCCCGAGCGGGTTGGGCGCCATCATCGCCGCTACGGTACCCATCTGGATCACGATTTTCAGTTTTTTCCTCGTCCAGAAAACGAAAATTACCTGGCAGCTGATAGCGGGTATGCTGATCGGGCTCCTGGGGATTGGGGGGATTTTTTACGATAACCTTGCGCAGTTGATGAACGAAGAATACCGTTTCGGGGTGATGCTGATTACCCTGGCCTGCGTGTTCTGGGCGCTGGGATCGGTGCTCACGGCCAAATGGGCGTTGGGGATCAATTACCTGTACGGCGCGGGGTTCCAGATGCTGTTCAGCGGGGTGGTGATGCTCGTGATCGCGGGCCTCATGGGGCAACACCTGCACTTTTCGTCGTTCACGGGGGAATTATGGGGAAGCCTGCTGTATCTCATTTTTATCGGATCTTTGTTAAGTTATTCCGCATATGTATTCGCATTGAACAACCTGCCGCCCTCGCTGGTGTCCGTATACGCTTATATCAACCCCATCGTAGCGGTGATACTGGGTTGGCTGATCCTTCAGGAGAAGCTGAACTGGCTGATGGGATTGTCGTGCATGGTGACGCTCCTGGGCGTTTTCATCGTCAACAAGGCATTCAACAAGCAAAAAAGTTATGAACACAGCAAATGA
- a CDS encoding GNAT family N-acetyltransferase: MNTANDIRILGWHPDYQPHFERLNKAWISKFFKLEPVDYAVLEHPYEHIIATGGDIIFVAISNQIVGTVAYRPESDDTVEMTKMAVDENFQGRKLGWALGKAIVERAAEKGFAKMVLYSSRKLAPAINMYHKLGFEEVPVGEVEYERCDIKMALPLQQPPLAALARELKELVLQTEVRLLQFSGEEAAARPAADKWSRKEILGHLTDSALNNYPRFIRAQQNALLETPGYDQDFWVEARQYGRDDWHELVQIWKSVNLHIVKLLPLIPAEALGNTLVIGTNAPATLAFWANDYLRHHQHHLQQIFPVHANY; the protein is encoded by the coding sequence ATGAACACAGCAAATGATATCCGCATCCTGGGCTGGCATCCTGATTACCAGCCGCATTTTGAAAGGCTTAACAAGGCCTGGATCAGCAAATTCTTTAAGCTTGAACCCGTGGATTATGCCGTGCTGGAGCATCCGTATGAGCATATTATTGCTACCGGCGGCGATATCATCTTCGTAGCCATCAGTAACCAAATCGTAGGTACAGTCGCCTACCGGCCGGAATCGGACGATACGGTGGAAATGACGAAAATGGCCGTGGACGAAAACTTCCAGGGCCGCAAGCTGGGCTGGGCGCTGGGCAAGGCGATCGTGGAAAGAGCGGCGGAAAAGGGTTTCGCGAAGATGGTATTGTATTCCAGCCGCAAGCTGGCGCCGGCCATCAACATGTACCATAAACTGGGATTTGAAGAGGTGCCGGTGGGGGAAGTGGAATATGAACGCTGCGACATCAAAATGGCATTACCCCTGCAACAACCGCCGCTGGCGGCACTGGCACGAGAACTGAAGGAACTGGTGCTGCAAACGGAAGTTCGCCTGCTGCAATTCTCCGGTGAGGAAGCCGCTGCGCGGCCCGCTGCCGATAAATGGAGCCGGAAGGAAATCCTCGGACATTTGACCGATTCCGCCCTCAACAATTATCCCCGCTTCATCCGCGCGCAGCAAAACGCGCTGCTGGAAACGCCCGGCTACGACCAGGACTTCTGGGTAGAGGCACGGCAATACGGCCGGGACGACTGGCACGAACTGGTGCAGATATGGAAATCTGTGAACCTGCACATTGTGAAACTGCTGCCCCTGATTCCCGCGGAAGCGCTGGGCAACACCCTCGTCATAGGTACAAATGCGCCGGCTACGCTTGCGTTCTGGGCGAACGACTATCTTCGTCACCATCAACATCACCTCCAACAAATATTCCCCGTACATGCAAATTATTAA
- a CDS encoding GNAT family N-acetyltransferase — MQIIKATADRLAALAELFDAYRQHYEQTPDVPGAYAFLSERLERNDSVIFLAEDEGRVLGFTQLYPVFSSIGMKRAWILNDLFVTPDARQRGAARALLARARELGQDTGSRYLMLQTHFDNKKARALYESTGWELDEAFGYYYLSL, encoded by the coding sequence ATGCAAATTATTAAAGCCACGGCAGACCGGCTGGCCGCGCTCGCCGAATTGTTTGACGCCTACCGGCAACATTATGAACAAACACCCGACGTCCCAGGGGCGTATGCGTTTCTTTCCGAACGCCTGGAGCGGAACGACAGTGTTATTTTCCTGGCTGAAGATGAAGGCCGGGTGCTGGGATTTACCCAGTTGTACCCCGTTTTTTCCTCCATCGGCATGAAGCGGGCCTGGATACTGAACGACCTGTTCGTGACGCCGGATGCCCGCCAGCGGGGCGCGGCAAGGGCATTGCTGGCCAGGGCGCGGGAGCTGGGGCAGGATACCGGGAGCCGGTACCTGATGCTCCAGACGCATTTTGACAACAAGAAGGCCCGCGCCTTGTATGAAAGTACAGGCTGGGAGCTGGATGAAGCATTTGGATATTACTACCTCTCCTTATAG
- a CDS encoding NUDIX hydrolase codes for MEQHQNPWRFESASVPYENPWIRVTERRGMNPSGNPGLYGIVHFKNLAIGVVAMDEEQHIWLVGQYRVPLEAWSWEICEGGGPLRGDPLESAIRELLEETGLRAGSWRPIVRMHLSNSVSDEAGIVYLAQDLEQGEAEPEETEQLIVKRVPFPEAYRMVRDFEITDSLSVAAIQKIRLMMLEGEL; via the coding sequence ATGGAACAGCATCAAAACCCCTGGCGCTTCGAATCCGCCAGTGTCCCTTACGAAAACCCCTGGATCCGGGTAACGGAGCGGCGGGGAATGAACCCCTCCGGCAACCCAGGCCTCTACGGCATTGTGCACTTCAAGAACCTGGCGATCGGGGTGGTGGCGATGGACGAGGAGCAACACATCTGGCTGGTAGGGCAATACCGCGTGCCCCTGGAGGCCTGGAGCTGGGAGATCTGCGAAGGCGGCGGCCCGCTCCGCGGCGATCCCCTGGAATCAGCCATACGCGAACTGCTGGAAGAAACAGGGCTCAGGGCAGGAAGCTGGAGGCCCATTGTCAGAATGCACCTGTCCAATTCCGTGTCCGACGAAGCCGGTATCGTATACCTGGCGCAGGATCTGGAACAGGGTGAGGCCGAACCGGAGGAGACGGAACAGCTGATCGTTAAGCGGGTTCCCTTCCCGGAAGCCTACCGGATGGTGCGGGATTTCGAGATCACGGACTCCCTTTCCGTGGCCGCCATCCAAAAGATCAGGCTCATGATGCTGGAAGGGGAGCTTTGA
- the rlmB gene encoding 23S rRNA (guanosine(2251)-2'-O)-methyltransferase RlmB, whose product MNHRFKPQAPKPKQSSLIIGRQPLLEAMKNGKAIERIYMLKTASGDIIPQIRNQATELRIPINYVPVEKLNSLTQANHQGVVAVAAAVSYLDLQDVISHVVEKGETPLFLILDGITDVRNIGAIARSAVCCGAQAIIIPDRGIAALNEEALKSSAGALERISICRVNSLLKAIDELHLNGIKIVASEMEAPQKLQDLPWREPVAVIMGSEDKGVYPALLKAADQQFHIPMQNNFESFNVSVAAGIILYEAMKQRLEP is encoded by the coding sequence ATGAACCACCGATTCAAACCACAGGCTCCCAAGCCGAAACAGTCTTCCCTCATCATCGGCCGCCAGCCCCTGCTGGAAGCCATGAAGAACGGAAAGGCCATTGAGCGTATCTATATGCTCAAAACCGCCTCCGGCGATATCATTCCGCAAATCCGCAACCAGGCCACCGAGCTGCGTATCCCCATCAACTACGTGCCGGTGGAAAAACTCAATAGCCTCACACAGGCAAACCACCAGGGCGTGGTGGCCGTCGCGGCCGCCGTTTCCTACCTCGACCTGCAGGATGTCATCTCCCACGTAGTCGAAAAAGGCGAAACACCGCTTTTCCTCATCCTCGACGGAATCACCGACGTGCGCAATATCGGCGCTATCGCCCGTAGCGCTGTTTGTTGCGGCGCCCAGGCCATCATCATTCCCGACAGGGGCATTGCCGCCCTCAATGAGGAAGCGCTGAAATCCTCCGCGGGTGCGCTAGAACGCATTTCCATCTGCAGGGTGAACAGCCTGCTCAAAGCCATCGACGAGCTGCATCTCAACGGCATCAAAATCGTCGCCAGCGAAATGGAAGCGCCGCAAAAGCTCCAGGACCTTCCCTGGCGCGAACCGGTGGCGGTAATTATGGGATCGGAGGATAAAGGCGTGTACCCGGCCCTGCTCAAAGCGGCCGACCAGCAGTTTCATATCCCGATGCAGAATAATTTCGAGTCGTTCAACGTATCTGTCGCCGCGGGGATAATCCTGTATGAAGCCATGAAGCAACGGTTGGAACCCTGA
- a CDS encoding hydroxymethylglutaryl-CoA lyase — MLKFIECSRDAMQGWSRMIPATEKMEYLNALLRVGFDTLDFGSFVSAKAIPQMADTAEVLAGLEPSGTKLLAIVANVRGAEEAVLHERIQYLGFPFSISETFQIRNTNKTIPEALEQVTAIQELCIKNGKQLVIYISMGFGNPYGDPYSPEVALEWADRFAGMHIPIISLADTVGVAEPAGIAALFSALVPAYPQVEFGAHFHSTPQAWEEKIAAAWDNGCRRFDSAIRGIGGCPMAQDDLVGNIATENLLRFCASRGIASGLDANAFGEAMVLSDRVFRH, encoded by the coding sequence ATGCTGAAATTCATCGAATGCTCCCGCGACGCCATGCAGGGCTGGTCGCGCATGATTCCCGCAACTGAAAAGATGGAATATCTCAATGCTTTGCTGCGCGTGGGTTTCGATACCCTCGACTTTGGCAGTTTCGTTTCCGCCAAAGCCATTCCCCAGATGGCGGATACGGCGGAGGTGCTGGCGGGGCTGGAGCCTTCGGGCACAAAGCTGCTGGCGATCGTGGCGAACGTCCGCGGGGCGGAGGAAGCGGTGTTGCATGAGCGGATACAATACCTGGGGTTTCCATTTTCCATCTCCGAAACATTCCAGATCCGCAATACCAATAAAACCATTCCCGAAGCGCTGGAGCAGGTTACGGCCATCCAGGAGCTGTGCATCAAGAACGGGAAGCAGCTGGTCATCTATATTTCCATGGGTTTTGGTAATCCGTACGGCGATCCGTATAGCCCGGAAGTAGCGCTCGAATGGGCGGACCGCTTCGCGGGCATGCATATACCCATTATTTCGCTGGCCGATACGGTGGGTGTAGCGGAGCCTGCGGGCATCGCGGCGCTGTTTTCCGCGCTGGTGCCGGCGTACCCGCAGGTGGAGTTCGGCGCGCATTTTCATTCCACGCCGCAGGCCTGGGAAGAAAAGATCGCGGCGGCCTGGGATAACGGTTGCCGGCGGTTCGATAGTGCCATCCGCGGAATCGGTGGCTGCCCGATGGCGCAAGATGATCTCGTGGGCAACATCGCGACCGAAAACCTGTTGCGTTTCTGCGCATCACGGGGAATCGCGTCGGGGCTGGATGCGAACGCATTTGGAGAGGCGATGGTGCTGTCAGATCGGGTGTTCCGTCATTAG
- a CDS encoding GSCFA domain-containing protein — protein MNFRLTFPVEPLGPSMQYSDKLLLSGSCFAEEIGHRLQQHKFDVLLNPNGILFNPLSIARSMTSYLDNKRYTADDLFLHEDIWHSWDHHSRFSGTDKVRVLAQINASQDAAAARLKEADWLVVTLGSAHAWYLKENGQLVGNCHKVPEASFTKKLVPADEVIAALDNMMHRLFFVNRKVNILFTVSPVRYVRDGVVENNLSKAVLLQAVHHLVNKFDRLFYFPAYELVLDDLRDYRFYKEDMVHPNDQAVQYVWEHFLKACVQPASQDVARQVAELLRARGHRPFNPGSPAHKQFLATMAKKAGQLQEAHPSLDFGDLLNFFGH, from the coding sequence ATGAATTTTCGCCTCACTTTCCCGGTGGAGCCGCTAGGTCCTTCCATGCAATATTCCGATAAGCTGTTGCTATCGGGTTCCTGTTTTGCGGAGGAGATCGGCCACCGGCTGCAGCAGCACAAATTCGACGTGCTGCTCAATCCCAACGGCATACTTTTCAATCCCCTGAGCATCGCCAGGAGCATGACTTCTTACCTGGATAATAAACGATATACGGCGGATGATCTTTTCCTTCACGAGGATATCTGGCATAGCTGGGACCATCATTCCCGTTTTTCGGGAACGGATAAAGTCCGGGTGCTGGCGCAGATCAATGCCTCGCAGGACGCAGCGGCCGCGCGGCTGAAGGAGGCGGATTGGCTGGTGGTGACGCTGGGTTCGGCGCATGCCTGGTACCTGAAGGAAAACGGGCAGCTGGTGGGCAATTGCCATAAGGTGCCGGAAGCGTCGTTTACGAAGAAACTCGTGCCGGCGGATGAAGTGATCGCGGCGCTGGACAATATGATGCACCGGTTATTTTTCGTGAACCGGAAAGTGAATATCCTGTTTACGGTGAGCCCTGTGCGTTATGTGCGCGATGGGGTAGTGGAAAACAATCTGAGCAAGGCGGTATTGTTGCAGGCGGTACATCATTTGGTGAATAAGTTCGACCGGTTGTTTTATTTCCCGGCATATGAGCTGGTGCTGGATGATTTGCGGGATTACCGGTTTTACAAGGAAGATATGGTGCATCCGAATGATCAGGCGGTGCAGTATGTTTGGGAACATTTTCTAAAAGCGTGTGTTCAGCCTGCTTCGCAGGACGTGGCGCGGCAGGTTGCGGAGCTTTTGCGGGCGAGGGGACATCGGCCTTTTAATCCTGGAAGTCCGGCCCATAAACAGTTTCTGGCTACGATGGCGAAGAAGGCGGGCCAGTTGCAGGAGGCGCATCCATCTCTGGATTTCGGAGATTTACTGAATTTTTTCGGACATTAA
- a CDS encoding MFS transporter, protein MNVSNPKQNIWQVIFASSAGTLIEWYDFYIFGSLSLILAEKFFPDSNPTLAYIATLATFAIGFVVRPFGAIVFGRLGDMVGRKYTFLLTLLIMGGSTFAIGLIPSYATIGVFAPILVLILRLAQGLALGGEYGGAATYVAEHSPANRRGYFTSFIQTTATLGLFVSLGVILATRLMMTPESFNDWGWRIPFWLSIFLVLMSYYIRIKLHESPLFSKLKAEGKTSANPLKESFGNKENLKLVLLALFGATMGQGVVWYTGQFYALSFLQNTMKIEFIQSNIIIATALLFGTPLFLLFGHLSDKIGRKKIMMAGMLIAAISYFPIYNAMDSTVDMSRKQEIAERYRIERNSSESNGTQFESTRKIREYTDGTIVTEVTVNEKQPTKEVKLGQSQTIWVIFLVFIQVVFVTMVYGPIAAFLVELFPTRIRYTSMSLPYHIGNGIFGGMLPAIATLLVQRYNNHLAGLIYPVAIAIICLVIGVVFIKERKSADGFEEEPEV, encoded by the coding sequence ATGAATGTATCCAACCCGAAGCAGAATATCTGGCAGGTGATATTCGCTTCTTCAGCGGGAACCCTTATCGAATGGTACGACTTCTACATTTTCGGTAGCCTCTCCCTGATCCTGGCAGAAAAATTCTTCCCCGACAGCAATCCTACCCTGGCATACATCGCCACATTGGCCACGTTCGCCATCGGCTTCGTGGTACGCCCTTTCGGCGCCATCGTATTCGGCAGGCTAGGCGATATGGTAGGCAGGAAATACACCTTCCTGCTCACCCTGCTCATCATGGGCGGCAGCACCTTTGCCATCGGGTTGATCCCCAGCTACGCCACTATCGGCGTCTTCGCTCCCATCCTCGTCCTCATCCTCAGGCTGGCGCAAGGGCTGGCCCTGGGTGGTGAATATGGCGGCGCGGCCACGTATGTGGCGGAGCATTCCCCTGCAAACCGGCGCGGGTATTTCACCAGCTTCATCCAGACCACCGCTACTCTTGGCCTCTTTGTATCGCTGGGCGTCATCCTCGCCACAAGACTCATGATGACACCGGAATCCTTCAACGACTGGGGCTGGCGCATTCCCTTCTGGCTGAGCATCTTCCTCGTGCTCATGAGCTATTATATCCGCATCAAGCTCCATGAGTCCCCCTTGTTTTCCAAATTGAAGGCCGAAGGCAAAACCTCCGCCAACCCGCTGAAAGAAAGCTTCGGTAACAAAGAAAACCTCAAGCTGGTACTCCTCGCCCTCTTCGGCGCCACCATGGGCCAGGGCGTGGTTTGGTATACCGGACAGTTCTATGCGCTCTCCTTTCTTCAAAACACCATGAAGATCGAGTTCATACAATCAAACATCATCATCGCTACCGCGCTGCTTTTCGGCACCCCGCTTTTCCTCCTCTTCGGCCACCTTTCCGATAAAATTGGCAGGAAAAAAATCATGATGGCCGGTATGCTCATCGCCGCCATCAGCTATTTCCCAATCTATAATGCCATGGACAGCACGGTAGACATGTCCCGCAAACAGGAAATCGCCGAGCGCTACCGCATTGAGAGGAATTCCTCCGAAAGCAACGGAACACAATTCGAAAGCACCCGCAAAATCCGCGAGTACACCGATGGCACCATCGTCACGGAAGTAACCGTCAACGAAAAACAACCGACCAAAGAAGTGAAACTGGGACAAAGCCAGACCATCTGGGTTATATTCCTCGTTTTCATACAAGTGGTATTCGTGACGATGGTATACGGCCCTATCGCCGCATTTCTCGTTGAGCTTTTCCCGACCCGCATCCGCTACACCTCGATGTCGCTGCCCTACCACATCGGGAACGGCATCTTCGGCGGCATGCTGCCCGCAATCGCCACGCTGTTGGTGCAACGCTATAACAACCACCTCGCCGGCCTGATTTACCCGGTCGCCATCGCCATTATCTGTTTGGTGATTGGCGTCGTGTTCATCAAGGAACGCAAATCCGCCGATGGGTTCGAAGAAGAACCGGAAGTGTAG
- a CDS encoding patatin-like phospholipase family protein, giving the protein MLRIFLILLLTAGLYPYTLSAQRAKVGVTLSGGGAKGLAHIGILQAIDSAGLRVDYLTGTSMGSIVGSLYAIGYSGDSIEVMARKLDWSGLFSNQPVMDDISYEERSEYNRYMIEIPFEYGKPKLTSGVISGEQLWLELAKMHWPVRDVKDFTRFNIPFKCIATDVATGDIVTLDKGEIVQSIRASMAIPSIFTAVRIDGRKLVDGGVVRNFPTTTVREMGADIVIGSNVSGGLRTAEELNTPIDILYQLGFYKDAADFVEARKLTDVYIEPELNRYSAASFGSVDSIIEIGKRKGREMYPVFKRMADSLNALYPIAALPKNRLPVVPDIEIAGIAVAGLVHSDEKFFRGRLGLEPGGCYTPDMIREAILNVYGTRFYKQITYNLRPLGYGRSELDIQVEENPLTYVKFALHYNTYTSVSAIVNVTQRNFIVPNSRALVSAAISENPRLRGSSSNTSAASGT; this is encoded by the coding sequence ATGCTGCGGATTTTTCTCATTTTATTGCTGACTGCGGGACTATATCCTTATACGCTTTCGGCCCAAAGGGCCAAGGTAGGAGTCACCCTGAGCGGTGGCGGCGCCAAAGGGCTGGCGCATATCGGCATCCTCCAGGCGATCGACAGTGCGGGGTTGCGTGTCGATTATCTCACGGGCACGAGCATGGGAAGTATCGTGGGATCGCTCTATGCCATCGGATATTCCGGCGATTCGATCGAAGTGATGGCGCGGAAGCTGGATTGGAGCGGGCTTTTTTCCAATCAGCCCGTCATGGACGATATCAGCTACGAAGAAAGGTCCGAATACAACCGGTACATGATCGAAATCCCTTTCGAGTATGGAAAACCGAAACTCACCTCGGGCGTGATCTCCGGCGAACAACTGTGGCTGGAACTAGCCAAAATGCATTGGCCGGTGCGCGATGTAAAGGATTTCACCCGCTTCAACATTCCTTTTAAATGCATCGCCACCGATGTGGCTACCGGAGATATCGTTACCCTGGATAAAGGTGAAATCGTGCAGTCGATCCGTGCGAGCATGGCTATTCCCTCGATTTTTACAGCCGTCCGGATTGACGGGCGCAAGCTGGTGGACGGCGGCGTGGTTCGAAACTTTCCCACCACCACCGTCCGGGAAATGGGGGCGGATATCGTTATCGGCAGCAACGTAAGCGGTGGTTTACGCACCGCCGAGGAACTGAATACCCCCATCGATATCCTCTACCAGCTGGGTTTCTATAAAGACGCGGCCGATTTCGTGGAAGCCAGGAAGCTCACGGACGTATACATCGAACCCGAACTGAACCGTTATTCCGCCGCCAGTTTCGGCAGTGTAGATTCCATCATCGAAATCGGGAAGCGCAAAGGGAGGGAGATGTACCCCGTTTTCAAACGGATGGCCGATTCCCTGAACGCGCTTTACCCCATCGCCGCACTACCGAAAAATCGCCTGCCGGTGGTGCCCGACATCGAAATCGCCGGGATCGCCGTGGCCGGACTGGTACACTCTGACGAAAAATTCTTCCGCGGCAGACTGGGGCTGGAGCCCGGGGGGTGTTATACGCCTGATATGATCCGCGAAGCCATTCTTAACGTATACGGCACCCGGTTCTATAAACAGATCACCTATAATCTTCGTCCGCTCGGCTACGGCCGCAGCGAGTTGGATATCCAGGTGGAGGAGAATCCCCTGACGTACGTCAAATTTGCCCTGCACTATAATACTTATACAAGTGTCAGCGCCATTGTGAACGTGACGCAGCGAAATTTCATCGTGCCCAACAGCCGCGCACTCGTGTCTGCGGCCATCAGTGAAAATCCGCGGCTTCGGGGGAGTTCTTCAAATACCTCGGCCGCAAGCGGAACGTAG
- a CDS encoding tRNA-(ms[2]io[6]A)-hydroxylase: MSSKVSILGLKLPTDPRWVNLAAISLEEILTDHAFCEQKAATSAISLIQRYPERARLVDELAPIVTEEWGHFRQVLAEMKKRGFALGKQRKDLYVNELMNFQQRGGAPDAVLLDRLLQFALIEARSAERFRLLSEGLEDAYLKEFYRKFMISEAGHYRLFIDLANEYLPEERVRQRWTEWLEFEADMIAKLPVRGDRMH; encoded by the coding sequence ATGAGCAGTAAAGTTTCGATTCTCGGCCTGAAATTACCCACAGACCCGCGCTGGGTGAACCTTGCGGCAATTTCCCTGGAAGAAATCCTGACCGATCATGCTTTTTGCGAACAGAAGGCGGCCACGTCGGCGATTTCGCTCATACAACGTTATCCCGAGCGGGCGCGACTGGTCGACGAACTGGCGCCGATCGTGACGGAGGAATGGGGGCACTTCCGCCAGGTGCTCGCAGAAATGAAGAAACGCGGCTTCGCACTGGGTAAGCAGCGGAAAGATTTATATGTAAATGAACTGATGAATTTCCAGCAGCGGGGCGGAGCACCGGATGCAGTACTGCTCGATCGCTTACTGCAGTTCGCCCTGATCGAAGCGCGGAGTGCGGAGCGGTTCCGCTTGTTGAGTGAAGGGCTGGAAGATGCTTACCTGAAAGAGTTCTATCGCAAATTCATGATTTCCGAAGCGGGGCATTACCGGCTGTTTATCGACCTGGCGAATGAATACCTTCCCGAAGAACGCGTACGCCAGCGGTGGACGGAATGGCTGGAATTTGAGGCGGACATGATCGCGAAGCTCCCGGTGCGCGGCGACCGGATGCATTGA